The DNA region TAACATCGTTCAGGTTGGCAGGCCAAGTACCCTTGTCCGAGTAGGCCATCATGGCAGCGCTCTTGATGGTCCTCAGGTCGCTCACGATCCTGGTTGCCTCCGCCTTGTCGGTGCTGCTGCCCGCCACCAGGAGCATGGCCCCCGCCAGGATGCCTATGATGATGATGACGATCAGCAACTCCACCAGCGTGAAACCCTTCCGCTTCTTGCCCATCAACCGACCCAACACCTGCTTCATTTCACATCTCCTCCTTTTTTATAGCCCCATTACATGAGGCTTTGGATGGCGCTTATTATGGGGAAGAAGATGGACATGGCCACCACCGCCACCACTCCCCCGACGAACACTATCAGCATCGGCTCCAGGGCGGACGTGAGCCCCTTTATCTTCTCCTCCAGTTCCATGTCGTACCAGTCCGCCACCTTCTCCAACATCTCCTCCAACTTACCGGTCTCCTCCCCTATAGCCACCATATGACACACCATGGGGGGGAAGAGCTTGTCCCTCTTGGCCTTCACATTGAGGGGAATCCCCTTCTCCGCCCCCTCCCGCAGGGACTTGAAAGCTCCACCCACGAACTGGTTGTTGGCCACGTCGGATGCCATGTCCAGACACCTCAAGAGGGGCACGCCGGAGGATATCAAGGTTCCGAAGGTCCTGAAGCTCCGGGCCATTATTCCCTTGTAGATCACATCCCCAACCAGGGGAAACTTGAGCTTCGCCCGATCCCAACGGGCGGCCACGCTGGGTATCTTCTTAAGTAGCCCCAGGGCCACCCCAAGACACAACAGGACGCCCATTATCACCAGGCCATTGTCCCTGGCCCCGTTGGCGAAGGCAAAGACGATCCTGGTTATGAGCGGAAGCTCTATCCCCATCTGGTTGAACACCAGAGAGAAGCGGGGAATTATAACGAAGACCAGTATCCCCAGGACCATCACGCATATACACAGAACCACCATGGGGTAGACCAGGGCGGAGGATATCTTCCTCCTCAGCGCCTCCTGCTTCTCCAGCAGGGTAGCCAGCCTCTGAAGGCTCAGGTCCAGCACGCCACCCTCCTCACCGGCCCGGACGATGGAGACCACCAGGGGGGAAAAGGTGCTTTCGGACGCCATCGCGTCTGCCAACCCCCTACCAGACATGACACCCCTGGACACGTTGTCGAACGCCTTGGCAAGGGCCCTGTTCTGGACCTGCTCCTTTATGATGCCCAAGGCCCCCGCCACGGTTATGCCGGCGGATATCATGGTGGCCAGCTGACGGAACGCCAGAGCCACGTCCTTCAGCTTGGGCTTGGGCTTGAACAGGGTTATCCCCCTTTTCAGACCGCCGCCACCCGACACCTCCCGGATCTCCAGGGGAACCCAGCCCTTGCCCCTTATGAGGGATACAGCCGCCTCCCTGGAGGAGGCCTCCAAAACCCCGCTCTCGATCCCCTGAGGAGCCCTAACCCTGTACTCGAACCTCACGATCACGCCTCCCAAGAGGGCCTAACCCCTGTTAGGGCTATTTTAAAAACCCATAATGCAAAAGTCAAGCAATCAATTTTTTAATTTTCAGCGGACCAATATGGCCCCCCCGAGAAGGTGCTCCACCTCCTTGGGATCGAAGCAGTACTGGTCCACCATCTCCCTGGTGAGGATCCCCTCCCGGTGAAGCCTCACCAGGTCCTGGTCCATGGTGTGCATCCCAAGCG from Thermanaerovibrio acidaminovorans DSM 6589 includes:
- a CDS encoding prepilin-type N-terminal cleavage/methylation domain-containing protein, which codes for MKQVLGRLMGKKRKGFTLVELLIVIIIIGILAGAMLLVAGSSTDKAEATRIVSDLRTIKSAAMMAYSDKGTWPANLNDVKSYMGNSSVDTSKFQLDTTASGDVYIGRKLDGVSGGIKGKLKDMAQKDKNLFGDLNGNIYTNQEIVYMQVR
- a CDS encoding type II secretion system F family protein, giving the protein MRFEYRVRAPQGIESGVLEASSREAAVSLIRGKGWVPLEIREVSGGGGLKRGITLFKPKPKLKDVALAFRQLATMISAGITVAGALGIIKEQVQNRALAKAFDNVSRGVMSGRGLADAMASESTFSPLVVSIVRAGEEGGVLDLSLQRLATLLEKQEALRRKISSALVYPMVVLCICVMVLGILVFVIIPRFSLVFNQMGIELPLITRIVFAFANGARDNGLVIMGVLLCLGVALGLLKKIPSVAARWDRAKLKFPLVGDVIYKGIMARSFRTFGTLISSGVPLLRCLDMASDVANNQFVGGAFKSLREGAEKGIPLNVKAKRDKLFPPMVCHMVAIGEETGKLEEMLEKVADWYDMELEEKIKGLTSALEPMLIVFVGGVVAVVAMSIFFPIISAIQSLM